The DNA region ATGCTTGTCCCCTGAGTAGCGTGAAAATATACGCCAACTACGTTGTGTAAAATTTTATTGCCTAAGAAATTTATAGTTGAGCTTGGCTGAAACGGCGAGTTATCGAGCAAAATTCCTCTCGCATTATAGATAAGTGTATTGTTTTCGATAGTAAAATTTGAAACATCTTTTAGACCAATACCGATACCAAAAGCACCGTCACTATCCATAACAAGATTATTTTTTATATTTGAGCCAGCTGAATACATAAAAAACATTCCGACCGCATTGCCGATAAAATCATTGTTTTCGACTAAATTTTGATTTGCATACATAAAGTGAAGCGAGTATCTCCCGCGAATCGCTTTATTTTTTAAAAATTTATTGTGACTTGCATACCATGCAACCATATCGCGGCTATCATAAATATAATTGCCTTCTATTAAATTTTCATGGCTATACCAGAGTCTAACCGCATCACCTCTAAAGCCAAGACTGGCCCCTTTTTTAGAAGTGATGTTATTTTCAGTGATCTTTGAGCTGCTGCACTCTTTAAAATCAACCCCAAAAAGCACATCACTCAAGTCATTTTGCGTAACCACGACATTATTTGCTTTATCACAGCCAATGCCAGCATCTAGCTCACCAAGGTCATTTCCGCTACCGCTTATCTTTAAATTTCTAAGCGTAACATTTGAGGCAATAATCTTTACAACTGTGCCTTTACCATTTCCTTTTATGTGAGCGTTTTTGCCCTCGCCAACGATACTAAGTGGCTTATTTATAGTTATGCTTCCTTCATAGATGCCGTCCCCTAGCTTTATAACATCGCCAGGGCTAGCGTTATTTATTGCATCTTGAAGGATATTTGCAGAGCTAAAAATAGGCAAGAAAGCAAGGGCAAAATTGAAAATTTTACGCATTTAGCTCTTTTTTCTTTGAAAATACTGCAAGTATGCAAAATACACTCATAGCAATCATAACCCAAAACCCGATACTTGGATAAGAGTGTGTTGTAAATTGTGCAACGCTACCATCGCCTAGAACTGTTGGCATAAATGGTTTAATCTTAAATGCACCCCACTCTTGCATATTGTGTCCATACCAGTAAAGCCATCCTGCAAATGCGCTCATAAATAGCACAGGCGCGATAATGGTTGGAACCATAAGAAGTGAGTTAAATTTGCCGTTGTAATACAAAAATGCAAGCATACAAAGCGTTGAAATAAGCAAATAATAAGGCGCTATCGCTCGCTCTAAATTTCCACCATGCTCCATAGGATACATACCAATGTAGTGATTTATCGTATTCATCTCATGCACATCGCCACTATATCCATCTACGTGAAAATATACAGGAATTCCATCAGGAAAGGCTGATTTTGGATAATTTGGAGCTTCAAGAGAGACGTACCAGATAGGAAAAGATGGCGTACCAATCTCTGCTTTTTGTTCGATCATCTTATGAAGATCGCTTGCTACATCTTTTGATAAAAGGTGATTTTTATACTGAAATGAGCTATAAAGATTATAGATACCGTAAGTATAAGATGGTAGTTCATCACCATCAGCTATACGCTCTTTTGCTCCGTGCCAACCAAGAACAGGCAAAGTAAAACAAACAGTCATTAAGACAAGTGCAACAATGGTATAAATTTTATATTTACTCATGATCTCTCCTTTAAATTTTAAAATTTCACTTGCTAAAAATAAAATTTTAAAATTTAAAAAGGGGCAAAACGCCCCTTTAAAACTACATACCAGCGTTTTCATCTACCCATTTTAGGTATTCGATGATATTTTTGATCTCTTCATCACTCATATGCTGATTTGGCATTCTAAGGTTAAAGTAATCAATCATTGATTTAATGTAGTCGTCATTATAGAACTTAGCAGGATCTTTGATAAATTCTGCTACCCATTTTTCACCATTTTCATGTCTTAGTAAAACGCCTGTTAGGTCTGGACCTGAGCTTACTTGACCGATAACGTGGCAACCATTACAACCGCCTTTTAGATAAGCCTCTTCACCTTTTGCGGCAGCTGGACTCATCGGAGTTGCGATCTCTTTAGCTAGGTTATTTTTAGCTCTTAAGCCAACGTCAGCTGTTTTAACCATGTATTGCCATACTTGGTACTCCCAAAGGATAGCGCCGTTTACGTCACCTTTTTTATAAGCTTCGTCAGCTTTAGCTTTTACCTCTTTGATGTGGCCGTATTGATCAAGTGCGTCATCAACCAAAGCTTTTACTTTTGGATATTTCTCATAATGTTTCTCTTTTAGGTATTTAACAACCTCTTGGATAACATCGTCAGTTGCCTTATTAGTTGCGATTACTTTGTCGTATTCGGCTTTTAAAGCTTCTGGGCTTAGAGTTTTTAGCTTGTTATTTTTTGCAGATTCATATTTTTTACTTGGATCTTTAACAAGCAAATAACCCATCATCTCTAGGTGAAGTGCTGAACAAAACTCGGTGCAGTAGTATGGAAAGACACCTTCCATATCAGCTACAAAATTTACTGAAGCAGTTTTGCCAGGCTCTAGTGAAGCGTGAATGTTGTAAAGGTCGATACCAAATCCATGAGTCTCATCTTGAGCGCGCTCTAGGTTTGTTAAGTGAATTGTTACATTATCACCTTTATTTACTTCGATGTGCTCTGGATTGATGTGGCTTCTGATCATTGTTGCATAGACAGTTACATTTTTGCCGTTTCTCTCAACTCTTTCTTGACCAGCTAGAGTTGCATATGGGCTAGCCTCACCTGTTCTTGAGTTTGTACCCATATTGTAAGTAAGCGCTGGACTTAGTTTACTAGCAGCTATTGAAACAACATCGTGTGGCTCACCAAGTGGGATTGGCATATCATAGATTAGATCCATTTTTGCACCAGTGATGTCTATTAGCTGGTGATTTTGTGGATGAAGTGGGCCAACTGGGCTAAAGCGATCGATTGAAAGTTTATCAAGAGCGATTGCATATTTGCCAACTGGTTTTGCTGATTTGCCTTCCATTGTATCAAGGTGGCCGATATTGTAGTGAACATTTATCTTATCAAGCACTTTTAAATTTTTATAGTCCCATTTTACGATTTGACTATCAACGTAAAGTGAAGTATAAAGTACGCCATCTTGTGAGTCAAATGATGTATGCAGTGGTCCAAGGCCAAGTTCGACTTGTCCGTGCATTGACTTTTCTCTATCTAAGATAGGAATTCCGTATGGGTCAGTGCCGGCATACTCTTTTTTATCGATTAGCTCTTTGATCTTTCTAAAGTCATAAACTGATGTGTGAGTATCAAGCTTACCGCCAATAATGATATATCTACCATCTGGGCTTACGTCACAACCGTGTGGGCTCTTTGACTCTGGGATCAAAAATAGCGCACCTGCTTTTACAGCAGCGTCTATTGTAACTACCTTGTGACCATTTATAACTTTGTAGTTTTTCTTGTCTTGAACAAGTTTTTCTAAAATTTTCCAGTTATAAACGTGTAAGAAGTCAGTATCATTTCTACTTGCACCTGCTTCAAATGGAGGAAGACCTTTTTCGATACCGCCAGTATACATCTCAGTATTTATTGAGTTTGTAAAGCCCCAGCCGTAGCTTTCGCCTTTACCAGCATCACTTAGATCTTGCCAGTATGGTGGAAGCTCAAGAGAAAATGACTCTTTCTCGTCGATCTTACCTTTTGGATAGTCAAATTTCCAAAATGTTACAGCACCTCTATAGACTGCTTCATAGTCGTCTATTGAGTGGTAGTTGTTATCAAGTGGAGCTGCATATTGGCTAGCTTCGATAACATACTCGCTATTTGGGGTGATGAAGCTACCGCCGTGCTCACTCTTCATGATAGGGTTTACAACGATTTGAGTTGTCTCAAAGTCATGCAAATTTATAACCGCGATTCTTGGGTTAGCTTTATCGTTGATAAATAGATAATCACCAACATACTCACCATTTTTCTCACTGAAATTTGGGTGGTGTGTATCGCCCCATGTTATCTCTTTGCCCCTGATGTTGCCTTGTTTTAAAACAGCTTTTGACTCATTGTCATAGCCATATCCTTGCCAAGGCTCTGGTGTGAAAACGCCGATGTATTTATAAATTCTCATCGACGGAACGCCATAAACTAGCACTTGACCGCTTTGCCCACCAGATGAAAAGACGATGAAATCATCTTTTTTACCGCTAGGCTGATAAGTTTTAGCAGCTGCAAGGACATCTTTTTCGCTTAGCCCGCGCTCTTTCATGACTTTTTCAAGGTCACTACTAGCAGCACAAGCAGTCGTTAAAGATAGCCCAAGCAAAGCAGCACTTGCGACACAAAATAACTTTTGCATTTACTCTCCTTTTTAAAATGAATTTATCTCTAAACTCTTTATCTCATTGTCTAAATTTACGCCATTTAAGACGCCTTTATCTATAAAAATTCTTTTTATCTCATTGCCAAAAAGAGCCTTTTGCCCTTTTAGCTTAAGATCTTTGTCAAATTTATAGACTACTCCATCCCCATCACCTATAAAAATTTCATCCTCTATGCACGCAAGAGCTGAAATTTTAGATTTTAAAACTTGTTTTTTAATTCCACTTTTAAAATCTAAAATTTCTCCATCTCTAAAGCCAAGCAAAATATCATTCCCTTTAAATTTACAGGCACTAAGCGGAGCAAAGCCAACACGCTTTTTCTCTTTTAAATTAAGCTCTTTATCAAGCAAAAATGCTTTGCCATTAAAGCTCGTAAAAAATAGCTCATCATCAATTGGCAAAAGGCTCGAAATTTTATAAACATCTTTATAATTTTTAGTTAAAAGTTTATTTAGATTTTTATCAAAAACGCCTATGCTTACTTCATTAGCCATATCGCAAGCTACGTAAATTTTATTTTTAATTGCCATAATTTGCGAAATTTTACAGCCAACATTTGGCATGGCAAATAAAAAATTTCTCTCATTTGCCACTTCAATAATCTCATTGTTTAAATTTGCGATATAAAAGGATTCTCCATCATTTCCGCACTCTTGATTTTTATAAATCGTCTCTTTTATATCCAAATTTTTAATCTGTCCATCTTTTATAAAGACGATGCTTTGGTTGCTTTCATTAATAAAGCAGCCTAATTGCTGGGCAAAAGCTGTTATCAAAAACAAACTTATACAAAGCAGAAATCTCATAATCCAAGGCACTTTCATCATAAATTTATTAAGTAAAAAAACTATACATACTTAACTCTTAAAAGCAAATTAGCGATTAATTTATTTTTTTAAGCTTTTAAAGAAAAATATCAGTAAATTTTTTTAAATTTTATTATTTACATTATATAGACATTATGATTTAATCAATACTAATATAGTTTTAATAAAATTTATTATCCATAAAACTCTTCATTTTAGGTATTTTATGCATTAAAAATTAAATTATAAATAATTTATTAAAAAAATTATTTAAATTAAATAATTATATTAAGTAATGAGAATTTCTCTCAGTATTTAAATAAAAAGCTAAAATTTATGCATTTGATATATTTTTAGCTTAAAGCCATTGGTAATTTAAATTTGTTTAAATAGGCTATAATCCGCCAAAAAAGGAGAGATAATGCTAACGCATTTAGATGAGAAAGATCGTCCAAAAATGGTCGATGTAAGCCCAAAAGATCCTACAAAAAGAGTAGCAACTGCTAGCGGGATCATCAAGATGAGCAAAGAGGCCTTTAGAGCGATAAAAGAAAATACTGGCAAAAAAGGCCCAGTCATCCAAACAGCTGTCGTTGCTGCGATAATGGGCGCAAAAAAGACAAGCGAGCTAATTCCAATGTGCCATCCACTAGCTATTTTAGGCGTGGATTGTGATATCGAAGAGCTATCTGAAATTTGCGCTTTTAAGCTTTATGTGAGCGTAAAAATAGAGGGTAAAACAGGCGTTGAGATGGAAGCATTAACTGGCGTAAGCGTGGGACTTTTGACCATTTATGATATGGTAAAAGCTATAGATAAAAGCATGGAAATAAGCAATATCGTATTAGAGAGTAAAACAGGAGGAAAAAGTGGCGAGTATATGCGATCTAAATAACAAAAAAGCAAAAATTGATTACCCAACGCATTGGGAATACAAAATAATATTTGACGCAGATGTCAATGTAGAAGAAAAGGTAAAAGAGATAGTAAAAGATAGAGAATTTAAGCTGGTCTTTTCAAAATTTAGCAAAGATAAAAAGTACGCAAGCTATGACCTAGCCGTACTAGTTTTGAGCGAAGAAGAGAGGCTAGAGATATTTTCAGCACTAAAACACGAAGCAAAATACGTTTTATAAGGTAAAAGTTATGAACAATTTAGAACAAAATTTACATGATTATAAAAACAGTGATGGCTTATTAATAAGCATAAAAGCTCTTTGCAATAACTTCTTTCAAGATACTGCAAACAAAGATATAAATGCTTTGCCAGAAATTTTAAAGGCTAAAATGAATGAGCTTTATGACAAAATGAACAAAGAAGATCTTATAAATGCAAAAAATCTAAAAAGTGCCATGGAGGGAATAAATCAAGCCATTGTCGGCACTGAAGAAAAGGTACTTTACGAGCTACTTGATAAAAAAGATGAGCTAAACCGTGCAATAGAAGCAAAACGTGAAGAGATAAAAAATAGGCTCAAAATTTCATTTGAAGCAGCTGAAGAAGTCGTAAAAGATAGAAATTTTAGTGAAAAAGAGGAAATTTTAGAGCTTTTAAACAATGCGATCATTAGAGAAACAAGACTTCTTGGTATCTTAAAAGAGAGCGCTCAAATCGCATTTTTGACAACTCTTGAAGGTGCAAAAGATGTCGAGGAAACAGCTGGTGCTATAGCTAAAAATATGACTTATGTTGCGATAATTGGAGGTGAGTTTAGTAAAGAGCGAATACTTGAAATTTCAAAAAACATCATCATAGCAGCGGCAAATTTAGCAGATGAGGGTCATATCTTTGCAAAAGAGCTGATAAGTGGAGCGATAAGTGGCACAAGAGATGGCATTTTAAGAGCCATAGAAAAGCTTAAAGATGAGGCGAAATTTGCTCCAGATGAGCTTAGGCTAAACTCGCAGCTACTAAACTTAAAAAATATTGATGAAGAATTTATAGCCTTGCTTAGGGAACTTGAAAAAGAATTTGAAGGTGTAGCAAGAAATGAGATCGAAAATGTGATAAATAGCGAGCTAGATACAAATCTAGCAAAATTTAAACGCATTAGCGATCAAGCAAGAGAACAGATTATTTCAAGGATAGAAGAGTTAAAGTCAAACGGCATGGCAAAGCTTATGAGTGAGGCAAATAATAAATTTGAAGCCTTAAAGCAAGAGCTAAACGACAAGAGTAAAAAGCTAAAACTAAATTTTGATACAAACGACAAAATAGAAGAGATCAAACAAGAGATCGCTAATCTTGAGAAAAAAGCCAATGAAAAATTTGAAGACATCAAACAAATTGACATCAAATCAGAAGCCAAGAAATTTGGAGATAGGGCTTATCAAGCTGCAAAAGATCTGTTAAATGTTATTAAAAAAGATAAAAAAGAAGATTAAATTATCAAGAAATTTTTCCTGAAAGATGCTCGCACTACATATTCTTGCCAAGTGTGAAAAATTTCTCCACACTTGGCTTTTACTTTTTAAAGCTTTAAAATCACAAAAATAGATAAAGTAAAAATGCTCCTAAAATCAAGCGGTAGATGACAAAAGGAAGCATCCTGATTCTTGAGATGATCTCCATAAATAGCTTAACGCAGAGATAAGCACTAACAGCACTTATAATGACACCAAGGGCGATGTCACTCCATGGCAGAGCATTTGGGTCTTTTATAAGCTTGATACTCTCAAGCCCACCAGCTAGGATAATGACTGGGATCGACATCAAAAATGAGAAATTCGCACTTCCCTTGTGGCTAAATCCTAAAAATAAGGCTGCCGTCATCGTTATGCCTGATCTTGAGACGCCAGGAATGAGCGCCACAGCTTGAGCAAGGCCGATAATAAGCGCAAATTTTATGGTCATTTCATATTCGCTTTTATTTGTCGAGCGAAGATCTGCAAAGTAAAGTGCTATGCCAAAGACGATCGTAGTAATAGCGATCACAACGCCGCTTCTTGCGTACTCTTCGATAATGTTGTTAAATAAAAGCCCAAAGATCCCAACTGGAATGGTAGCAAAGCCGACACACCAAACAAGCAAGCTATCGCCCACCATCTTTCTTTGTGCTATCGAGGTAAAAAAGTCGCGAAGTAGCTTAAAAATCGTATCTTTAAAATAAAAAAGTATCGCGCTTAGCGTACCAACATGCACTGCCACGTCAAAAGCAAGCCCTTGATCTGGCCAGCCAAGTAGCTTTGGCACCAAGATGAGATGAGCTGAGCTAGATATCGGCAAAAATTCGCTTATACCTTGCACCAAGGCCAAAACAATAACGTGAGAAATTTCCATAAAATGCCTTTTTTGATTTTAGATTGCAGTTGGGGATTTTACTCCCCAAGATTAAATTTATATAAGTTCGCTAGCAAAATTTGCAAGCTTTTGCGGAGTAAATCCAAAGTGATCAAATAGCTCATTCGCCTTTCCGCTGGCGCCAAAGCCGCTCATGCCATAAACCGCGTCGGCAAATTTATACCACTCAAGGCCAGTTGCGGCTTCGACTGTGATGATGGTTGTATTTTTGTCTAAAATTTTAGCCACGTATTCATCTGGCTGCTCGCAAAGTAGGTCAAAACAAGGTGCTGACACGATGTTTGCGCCAATACCTTGCTCAGCTAGAATTTCAGCTGCTTTTACACAGAGTGAGACCTCGCTACCGCTTGCTATAAATGTTATCTTCGCATCTTTTGCCGAGCTTAATAGATATGCGCCGTTGCTAATATCGCCAAATTCGCCTTTAGTAAGTGGCTCAAGCCCTTGGCGACTAAGTACAAATGCGCTTGGAGCATTTAAATTTAGAGCCACTTGCCAACTAGCCACATTTTCGTTGCCATCAGCTGGGCGGAAAGTGTAGAAATTTGGCATCGCTCTAAATGTGCTAAGCTGCTCGATCGGCTGATGTGTCGGACCATCTTCGCCAACGCCGATGCTATCGTGCGTGAAGATAAAAAAGTGCTTGATGCCCATGAGTGCCGCTATTCTTGCACTTGGCTTTAGATAGTCGCTAAAGATGAAAAATGTCGCTGAAAATGGCAAGAAAAGGCCGTATCTAGCGATGCCGTTATTGATGGCCGCCATGGCGTGCTCTCTGATGCCGTAGTGGATATTTTTACCATTTGGGAAGTCACCCATGCCCTTTAGCTCGGTCTTGTTTGACGGAGCAAGGTCAGCGCTACCGCCGATAAAGCCAGGAAGTTTTTTTGCTATCTCATTTAAAATAACGTGGTTTGTATCTCTTGTAGCTAGCTTTTTGTCGCTAAAGTCTGGAAATTCGAGCTTGCTAAAGTCTGGATTTAGAAGTGAGTTTAGTAAATTTTTACCTTCAATGCTTAGTGCCTCGACCTTTTTATTCCACATAGCCTCTTCAAGATCGCCCTTTTCTACCGCGCCTCTAAACCTTAAAAGCACGTCCTCGTCGATGGCAAATTTCTTCTCAGGATCAAAACCAGCTGCGGCCTTTGCCTTTTTGATGATCTCCTCGCCAAGTGGTGCGCCGTGGCTGTGATGGCTGCCTTCAAGCTCCATTGCGCCACGTGCTATGTGTGTGTTTGCGATGATGAGATATGGCGACTCTTTCTCGTTTGCTTGCTCAAGTGCAAATTCGATCTGGTTGTAGTCGTGTCCGTCGATGCGTGCGACCTCCCAGCCCTGTGCCTCGAACCTCGCCTTGACATCCTCGCTAAATGCGATCGCTGTGTCGCCCTCGATCGTGATGTTGTTTGAATCATAAATGAGCACAAGGTTGTCTAGTCTTAAATTTCCTGCGATTGAACATGCCTCGTAGCTTATGCCCTCCTCAAGATCGCCGTCGCCGCAAAGACAGTAAATTTTATGATCGATTATTTTATTATCTGGCTCATTTAGCACGTTTGCAGCGTATTTTTCTGCCATGGCTAGACCAACTGCATTTGCTACGCCTTGACCAAGTGGGCCAGTAGCCACCTCAACGCCTGGAGTGTGAATCTCTGGGTGTCCTGGGGTGTTTGAGCCAAGTTGGCGAAATTTCTTAAGCTCATCTAAGCTTAGATCGTAGCCGCTTAGATGTAAGAAGCTATAAACCAAGCTTGATGCGTGACCACCGCTAAAAACGAGCCTATCTCTGTTTAGCCATTTTGGATTTTTAGGGTTGTGTTTTAAAAAGTTGCTTAAAACCACCATGATATCGGCTAGGCCCATAGGAGCACCTGGGTGTCCGCTGTTAGCGTTTTGCACCATATCAGCGCACAAAAATCTTATAGTATCGGCTTGTTTTTTTAGCATATGATCTCCTTTTTATTGCGTCAGATTATACAAAAAAGTGATTAAAACTTGCCTTGCATTTTTGCCCAAAATGTCTAAAAAGTGATATAAATTTACGAAATTTGCGCACTTATCTTAGGTGCTTGTCTGTAAGCTCCAAGATCATCTTTGCGATATTTATATCTATCTGTTTTAGTGCCTCTTCTATCTCGCTAATAAGCTCATCTTTTTTCTTTTTTGCGCCAGATAGACCAAGTAAATTTGTAAATGAGTTTTTAGCTAGATCGTTATGCACGGGCTTTCCAGCGGCCGCTTCGTCGCTTGTAAGATCGATGATATCATCTTGTATCTGAAAAGCAAGCCCAAGCTTTAAACCGATATCATAAATTTTCTCGCACTCTGTTTTGCTTAAATTTACTATCACAGCGCCCATTTTTAGGCTTGCAGCGATGAGCTTTGCGGTTTTGTGGATGTGTAAAAAGACTAGCTCATCAAGGCTTAGCATCTTGCCAGAGAGGCCAAATTTAGCCTTTGCTCTTTTGATGTCCTCTTTGTTTGTATTTTCAAAAAAACAATCCAGCGCCTGCCCTAGCACCATGCCGCTAACGCCAGCATTCTGGCTTAAAATTTCAACGCACTTTATACGAGTGTCAGCTGGCAACTCAGCACGTGAAATTTCATAAAAAGCATGCGTGTTTAGCGCATCTCCCGCAAGTATAGCAGTCGTCTCGTCGTATGTGACGTGAAGCGTTGGCGTGCCACGCCTTAGACTTGCGTTATCCATAGACGGCAGATCATCGTGGATGAGCGAGTATGTATGCATCATCTCAAGGCCCAAAGCCACTCTCATCGCCTTTTGCGTGAGGCTTTTATCGACATTTTCGACCACACCTAGAAGCAAAAGCGCCCTAAAGTGCTTGCCTCCAGCCTTTAGCATCACCCCAAGCGCCTCCTCGTAGTAAGGGTGAAAGCTAGGCGCTTTTGGCAAATTTGCATTTAGAAATTTTACGAAGTCCTCAAGTAGGCTCATTTTGGCACTCTTGCAAAGAACTGAAAGTCATTTCTAGTAAATAAAAGCACGAAATTTTGCAGGTCGCTTATCTTTTCTAAAAGCTCCTCGCGGCTATTCACGCTCTCTTTGTTGTAGCCTAAAATTTTATCACCTATTTTGATGCCAAAGATGTCGGCATTTGACTTTGGCTCGACCTTTGTAACTACTAAATTTTTATCAACCGTGATACCATAATCAACCAAAACTTTATCATCTAGCAAGCTCTCAGGCGACTTTGGCATGACGTTTAAATTTGGTAGATCAAGGCTCGAAGGGGCGTCTATGTCGAGGCTTTGGTTAAATTTCACATCCCCGCTTACTGGCACTTGAAAGAGTAGCTCTTGCCTATCACGCTTCACGATGATGTCCAGTTTTGCGCCCTTTGGAGCAAAAAGCACCATCTCATTTAGCTCTCTTAGGCTCTTTGGCTTGATGCCATTTACACTAACAAGCTCATCATCAACCATCATCATCTTGCCGCGGCCTAGTGGATCAACAAGACCCACAAAAAATTTATCCTCTTTTTGCAAAAATTTCACGCCGATATCGCCGTAATATACGTCATCGTAAGATACAAAGTGCTTTAAATAGCGATTTGGTATAAATTTATCAGCTCCAACAGCTATGCCTATCATCTTGCAACAAGGCGTATTTATCTCGCCAGTTGCGTTATACTCGAAGCTTAGCGTGTCAAAGTCGCCTAAATTTTGTCCCAAAGACTTGATGTGACCCATGACGGTGTTATTAGAGTCGTTTAATATGCCAACCCAAGTGCTCTTTTTGATGCGCTCCTCGTTGGTCTCATCAGCCATCACGACAGGGCTTAGCTCCTTGCTAGAGCGGACTAAGAAAAGCTGCAAATATGGGTCAAATTTGACATATTCGCCAAGCGGAGCTCCCTCGCTTTTTGGCACTGCGATCAAATTTTTAGTGATAGCCACGCCAAAGTGTTTATTTACCGAGACGATTGAGTTTTTGTTCTTTTCAAAGCAGGCGTTAAAGTCCTCTTGCGTAGGCCTAGGATCGGCGTTTAGGCAAAGCGCTGATAGCAAAAATGCAAGGGCAAATTTATATTTTAGTCTCATTTTATCCCCATCGAAGCAAGGCCGCCAAGCATCCTTGAAGCGGTGTTTTTCTTGTCAGCCTCAACTGATTTTAGCACGTCATTTACGGCGCTTATTAGCAAAATTTGCATGCTCTCTTTATCCTCAAGCAAGCTATCATCTATGCTGATATCAAGTATCTCGCCGCTGCCGTTTGCTCTCACGCTCACCAGCCCGCCGCCACTTTTTGCGCCAAATTCTTTATTTTTGCTCTCTTCTTCCATCTGCTTGGCCTGCCTTTGCACATCCTCAAGCATCTGCCCCATCTTTGAAAAGTCAAATCCCTCAAACATCGCCTACTCCTTTATGATCTCGTTTTTGTTATTTACATGCACGATGGTTGGCTTAAATTTCTTAGCCTTTTTAAATTTCATACTAGCGTATGCCACGATGATGACCACGTCGCCAACACAGACCTTTCTAGCAGCTGCGCCGTTTAGGCAAATTTCGCCTTTTTTGCCCTTTATCACGTATGTGGCAAATCTCTCGCCGTTATTTACGTCTAAAATTTCAACCTTTTGATTTTCTATCAAATTTGCAGCCTTTATAAGCTCCTCGCCTATGCTGATCGAGCCAACATAGTTTAAATTTGCGTCTGTTACGACGGCTCTGTGGATCTTACTAGCTAAAATTTCTATATTCATTTTTACCTCTTTAAAAGCTCTTTTACTACTTCTTTGTCACTAAATGGGTGCTTGACGCCATTTATCTCTTGATATGGCTCGTC from Campylobacter concisus includes:
- the tkt gene encoding transketolase, with the protein product MLKKQADTIRFLCADMVQNANSGHPGAPMGLADIMVVLSNFLKHNPKNPKWLNRDRLVFSGGHASSLVYSFLHLSGYDLSLDELKKFRQLGSNTPGHPEIHTPGVEVATGPLGQGVANAVGLAMAEKYAANVLNEPDNKIIDHKIYCLCGDGDLEEGISYEACSIAGNLRLDNLVLIYDSNNITIEGDTAIAFSEDVKARFEAQGWEVARIDGHDYNQIEFALEQANEKESPYLIIANTHIARGAMELEGSHHSHGAPLGEEIIKKAKAAAGFDPEKKFAIDEDVLLRFRGAVEKGDLEEAMWNKKVEALSIEGKNLLNSLLNPDFSKLEFPDFSDKKLATRDTNHVILNEIAKKLPGFIGGSADLAPSNKTELKGMGDFPNGKNIHYGIREHAMAAINNGIARYGLFLPFSATFFIFSDYLKPSARIAALMGIKHFFIFTHDSIGVGEDGPTHQPIEQLSTFRAMPNFYTFRPADGNENVASWQVALNLNAPSAFVLSRQGLEPLTKGEFGDISNGAYLLSSAKDAKITFIASGSEVSLCVKAAEILAEQGIGANIVSAPCFDLLCEQPDEYVAKILDKNTTIITVEAATGLEWYKFADAVYGMSGFGASGKANELFDHFGFTPQKLANFASELI
- a CDS encoding polyprenyl synthetase family protein; its protein translation is MSLLEDFVKFLNANLPKAPSFHPYYEEALGVMLKAGGKHFRALLLLGVVENVDKSLTQKAMRVALGLEMMHTYSLIHDDLPSMDNASLRRGTPTLHVTYDETTAILAGDALNTHAFYEISRAELPADTRIKCVEILSQNAGVSGMVLGQALDCFFENTNKEDIKRAKAKFGLSGKMLSLDELVFLHIHKTAKLIAASLKMGAVIVNLSKTECEKIYDIGLKLGLAFQIQDDIIDLTSDEAAAGKPVHNDLAKNSFTNLLGLSGAKKKKDELISEIEEALKQIDINIAKMILELTDKHLR
- a CDS encoding DUF7488 domain-containing protein, coding for MRLKYKFALAFLLSALCLNADPRPTQEDFNACFEKNKNSIVSVNKHFGVAITKNLIAVPKSEGAPLGEYVKFDPYLQLFLVRSSKELSPVVMADETNEERIKKSTWVGILNDSNNTVMGHIKSLGQNLGDFDTLSFEYNATGEINTPCCKMIGIAVGADKFIPNRYLKHFVSYDDVYYGDIGVKFLQKEDKFFVGLVDPLGRGKMMMVDDELVSVNGIKPKSLRELNEMVLFAPKGAKLDIIVKRDRQELLFQVPVSGDVKFNQSLDIDAPSSLDLPNLNVMPKSPESLLDDKVLVDYGITVDKNLVVTKVEPKSNADIFGIKIGDKILGYNKESVNSREELLEKISDLQNFVLLFTRNDFQFFARVPK
- a CDS encoding YbaB/EbfC family nucleoid-associated protein encodes the protein MFEGFDFSKMGQMLEDVQRQAKQMEEESKNKEFGAKSGGGLVSVRANGSGEILDISIDDSLLEDKESMQILLISAVNDVLKSVEADKKNTASRMLGGLASMGIK
- the panD gene encoding aspartate 1-decarboxylase; this encodes MNIEILASKIHRAVVTDANLNYVGSISIGEELIKAANLIENQKVEILDVNNGERFATYVIKGKKGEICLNGAAARKVCVGDVVIIVAYASMKFKKAKKFKPTIVHVNNKNEIIKE